In Selenihalanaerobacter shriftii, the genomic window CCTATCCCTAACATATAAGGATTTTGAGCAATAGCTAATAATAATCTACCAATCCTACCTCTTTGAGCAAAATGTTGATCTATAATCACTTCTTCTAACAAGCCCATGCCTGGTGCCATCTTTAAAGTACATTTTTTAGGAGTATCATCGCTTTCTCCTTTTACAATCATAGTGCCACTCATAACTGCTGCTCCAGCACTAGTACCAGCAATCAATTTCCCTTGACGATATATTTGATGAAGAGCACCAAATACTTTTGAACCTCCTAAAAGGCTAGTAATCCTTAATTGATCTCCACCAGTAAAGAAGACCCCTGCAGAATTCTTAATTTTGTTGACAATTTCTGTATCATCCGCCTTATCTCTTGACTCAATATTAATTGCTTCAACTTCTTTTAACCCTAGATTCATAAAGATTTCTTGATACTCTTTGCCTACTTCTTCAGGAAAACGAGTAGCTGTTGTTAAAATAATTAATTTACTAAGCTTATGATCCAACAATTCAACTACCTTGTTTAATATCTGACATTCCCCTTTCTTATCTTCAGCACCACCTATAATTAACAATCTGCCTCTTATCTTTTCATTCATTCATTCCCCTCCATTCTATTATCTAAACTTTATTTTAAACATAATTATAAAAATTATAACGTTCTATTATTTAGTACATATAATATTATATGTACTAATAGATTGTTTTTTATAAATTTACATATTTTCTAATAGGAGGTGAATAATATTAATAATAAAAAGATTATTATCAATACAAAACAACATTATTTAGAACTATATGAAGATGATAAATTAATTGGGCATTACCCCGTTGCAGTTGGAAAGAATTCAACCCCTACTCCTACTGGTAATTTTGAAGTATTGCTTAAACGAATAAATCCTGGTGGAGTTTTAGGATCAAGATGGATCCAATTCACTTGGAAAACACATGGAATACATGGAACTAATCAACCATGGCTAATAGGGCAATCAGTCTCTCATGGCTGTGTCCGAATGTTTAATAAAGATGTAGAAGAAGTTTATGCTCAAGTTCAAGTTGGGACACCAATTCAGATTATCTCAAGTGTAAAATCCATTAATCCTAAAGATAATTCACAAATTAATCCACAACCTGATTCTAATCACATTATTTATACAGTAAAGTCAGGAGATACTTTATATAAAATATCTACAAATTATAACATTTCAATTTCACAATTGGTCGAATTAAATCAGATTAAAGACCCTAATATGATCTATCCGGGCCAAAAGTTGAAAATTCCTAAATAAAACAAATTATTCACAAAGATTTGTTAACAATTTTGTGGATTGTTCTGTGGATAGTGTGGATAACTTCTGTAATTGTTCATTTTATAGGATTATAATTGTGTATAATTTCTGAGTTACTACTTGTGGACAAACTGTGGATAGTGTGGATAAAGTGAAAGAGGTGCATTCAAGATGACAAAAAATAATGAAAGAGTAAGTATCATACAGTTAGGTGGTAAAGGAGTTATTGGCAATAATTTAATCTTAATAGAATACTCTGATGAAATCTTAGTTTTAGATGCAGGTATTATGTTTCCAACTGATGAGATGCCTGGTGTTGATTTAGTAATCCCAGATATGACTTATTTAAAAGAAAATCGAGATAAGGTGAAAGCATTATTACTCAGTCATGGACATCTGGACCATATTGGAGCAATACCTTATCTTCTATCAGAAATCTCTCTCCCTATTTACGGTACTAAATTAACTATAGAATTCGTTAAGAATAAATTAAAAGAAAAAAATCTACTTAAAACAACAAAAATTAATATTATTAAACCTAGAGATAAAGTTGAATTAGGGAACTTCGAAGCTGAATTTATTAATGTTAATCATAGTATTCCTGACGCCGTAGCTATATCTCTCAATACTCCTGCTGGTAAAATTCTTTACACAGGAGATTTTAAAATTGACCAAACTCCAATTAACGATGAAATTACTGATTTCTACAAATTAGCTGAATTAGGTGAAGAAGGTTTATTAGCT contains:
- a CDS encoding cyanophycinase, translating into MNEKIRGRLLIIGGAEDKKGECQILNKVVELLDHKLSKLIILTTATRFPEEVGKEYQEIFMNLGLKEVEAINIESRDKADDTEIVNKIKNSAGVFFTGGDQLRITSLLGGSKVFGALHQIYRQGKLIAGTSAGAAVMSGTMIVKGESDDTPKKCTLKMAPGMGLLEEVIIDQHFAQRGRIGRLLLAIAQNPYMLGIGIDEDTAILVNSTGRFRVIGSQTATIVDGSQISHTNVSELESNQPLGLLDVKLHVIPAGYEYDLKSKQVMIPQEDDLENI
- a CDS encoding L,D-transpeptidase family protein yields the protein MNNINNKKIIINTKQHYLELYEDDKLIGHYPVAVGKNSTPTPTGNFEVLLKRINPGGVLGSRWIQFTWKTHGIHGTNQPWLIGQSVSHGCVRMFNKDVEEVYAQVQVGTPIQIISSVKSINPKDNSQINPQPDSNHIIYTVKSGDTLYKISTNYNISISQLVELNQIKDPNMIYPGQKLKIPK